One region of Candidatus Poribacteria bacterium genomic DNA includes:
- a CDS encoding fused MFS/spermidine synthase produces MRYIKPIVWLIFILSGASGLIYEVIWMRQLTLIFGSTVFATSTVLTAFMAGLALGSYYFGRKIDESTQSPLRIYALLEAGIGAFCLVWPLILGALSAIYVLVHRNITSEFYTLSLIRFVLTFGVLLIPSTLMGGTLPVLTRFFVKRLEQLGTNIGILYALNTFGAVIGTVAAGFFLIEALGVRWTLGVGIAINFGVAAVALALSQKVSETEEVSSQQSDFLADSRQPTVSDSHPSDNRQPTTDNSKLVLWAIGISGFCALAYEVLWTRIMVFFLGSTTYAFATMLAAFLFGIALGSMVFARWVDRVKQPVVVFGIIQLGIGLFALLLMPAFEELYGMSRAFQSTFGGSRFWAFFSCFLVMCLPTFLMGTSFPLVTKIYTGSARQLGRSIGNVYAVNTVGSILGAFFAGFILIPLLGIRPSIVLMVALNTGIGCLLVLRGEWRAETGKSLLQGVSIGMPILNAGLAVIMLLTVNQPLFLKSAIFKTQRPGDTLVDYNEEVDATVTTLKDDEGVYRLYVDTNQAADASRWDSPSHRVIAHLPLLLHPRPKRALVVGFGMGLTSYSITQHGVQVDAVELSSGVISAAQKYFTHVNGNVFENPQFNYRLNDGRNHILMTKTKYDMISTGIIHPLVSAGSSNIYTADFYRLCRRILSEDGIMCQWVPLHRLPEAHYKMIVRTFIEVFPHTTLWYKYTPDFVILIGTREPLRIDYKNFIERSQIASIREGLAADDLDGMSLLDSFMMGPENVRKYADIGPIHTDNRPRLEFFRGADLVGTTTQNVKGMAEYRERVLPYLTNYGTTLAEKRDAREKLDTYFRATQRLIRGQIAYASAQYQNAAALMNEAVELNPVDETIRYNFGVVAGLIREGEQEELQQIERQVQQTMAQNPDDLQGHLHLATLYEMQGELGKAATELEELLRRDPKRFEVYLLLGPLYERQERYKDALRTYERLERLETTLQLPAPIFAAMAGLHLQLENITEAEKYGKKGIAADVNSWRSYYVLGNVYAAMNQLEKQIDAYNNALKAIDEVIRVTADSSDLLSAREQIQNELEQLKR; encoded by the coding sequence ATGCGATATATCAAACCCATCGTTTGGCTCATCTTTATCCTCTCTGGTGCCAGTGGACTCATTTATGAAGTCATCTGGATGCGGCAGCTCACGCTCATCTTCGGCAGCACCGTCTTCGCAACGAGTACCGTCCTGACCGCATTTATGGCAGGACTCGCACTCGGCAGCTACTACTTCGGTAGGAAGATCGACGAAAGCACACAGTCACCACTACGGATTTACGCGCTTTTGGAAGCGGGTATCGGTGCGTTCTGCCTTGTCTGGCCCCTCATTTTAGGGGCATTAAGTGCCATTTATGTTTTGGTTCATCGCAATATCACATCAGAGTTCTACACCCTCTCGCTCATCCGGTTCGTGCTAACGTTCGGGGTTCTGTTAATTCCCTCCACACTGATGGGTGGCACTCTACCGGTGCTAACCCGCTTTTTTGTGAAAAGGTTGGAGCAGCTCGGCACCAATATTGGGATTCTGTATGCGTTGAACACATTCGGTGCCGTTATCGGAACTGTGGCAGCAGGATTTTTCCTAATTGAAGCGTTAGGTGTTCGATGGACGCTCGGTGTCGGTATCGCTATTAATTTCGGCGTAGCAGCGGTTGCATTAGCGTTATCACAGAAGGTATCGGAAACAGAAGAGGTCAGCAGTCAGCAAAGCGATTTTCTTGCTGATAGCCGACAGCCGACGGTTTCCGATAGCCATCCCTCCGACAACCGACAACCGACAACCGACAACTCTAAATTGGTATTATGGGCAATAGGCATCTCCGGGTTCTGTGCGTTGGCTTATGAAGTGTTGTGGACACGCATCATGGTCTTCTTCCTTGGGAGTACAACCTATGCGTTCGCGACGATGCTTGCTGCGTTCCTATTCGGTATCGCGCTGGGGAGTATGGTATTTGCACGTTGGGTTGACCGGGTTAAACAACCTGTAGTAGTTTTCGGTATTATTCAACTCGGTATCGGACTTTTCGCGCTTCTCCTGATGCCCGCGTTTGAGGAGTTGTACGGCATGAGCCGTGCGTTCCAGTCCACCTTTGGCGGAAGTAGGTTCTGGGCATTTTTCTCCTGTTTCCTTGTGATGTGCCTTCCAACGTTTCTGATGGGCACGAGTTTTCCACTTGTGACGAAAATCTATACCGGCAGCGCACGTCAACTCGGTAGGAGCATTGGGAACGTCTATGCAGTCAACACAGTCGGGAGCATTTTAGGGGCGTTTTTTGCAGGATTCATCCTGATCCCACTTCTGGGCATCCGACCGAGCATCGTGCTAATGGTGGCTTTGAACACAGGCATCGGGTGCCTGCTTGTTTTAAGAGGTGAATGGCGGGCTGAAACCGGGAAATCGCTCCTACAAGGGGTAAGCATCGGGATGCCGATCCTCAACGCTGGATTGGCTGTTATCATGTTGCTCACCGTGAATCAACCGCTCTTTCTGAAAAGTGCCATTTTCAAAACGCAACGCCCCGGCGATACACTCGTTGATTACAACGAGGAGGTGGACGCGACCGTAACAACGTTAAAAGATGATGAAGGGGTCTATCGTCTCTATGTAGACACAAATCAGGCAGCGGATGCCTCGCGCTGGGATTCACCGTCGCATCGCGTCATCGCACATCTACCGTTGCTACTGCATCCACGTCCAAAACGTGCCCTCGTCGTCGGGTTCGGTATGGGGCTTACTTCGTATTCCATAACACAGCACGGTGTGCAAGTTGACGCAGTGGAACTGTCGAGCGGCGTGATTTCCGCTGCACAGAAGTATTTCACGCACGTCAACGGGAATGTGTTTGAAAACCCTCAATTTAACTATAGACTCAACGATGGGCGAAACCATATCCTGATGACGAAGACGAAATACGATATGATCTCGACGGGGATCATTCATCCGCTCGTCAGTGCGGGGAGTTCCAACATTTACACCGCCGATTTCTACCGTTTGTGTCGTCGGATTTTGAGCGAAGATGGGATCATGTGCCAGTGGGTGCCATTGCATCGCTTACCAGAGGCGCACTATAAGATGATTGTGCGCACCTTCATTGAGGTGTTCCCGCACACAACGCTCTGGTATAAGTACACACCGGATTTTGTGATTCTTATCGGCACACGTGAACCGCTGCGGATTGACTACAAAAACTTCATCGAACGCTCACAGATAGCGAGTATTCGAGAAGGGCTTGCTGCCGATGATCTGGATGGGATGTCGCTGCTCGATTCATTCATGATGGGACCTGAGAATGTACGTAAGTACGCAGACATTGGACCTATCCACACAGACAACCGACCTCGATTGGAATTTTTCCGTGGGGCAGATTTGGTGGGTACAACAACACAGAACGTTAAAGGGATGGCAGAATACCGGGAACGGGTGCTGCCTTACCTCACCAACTACGGCACGACACTCGCAGAGAAACGGGACGCACGAGAGAAACTTGACACCTATTTTAGAGCCACACAGAGATTGATTCGTGGACAAATTGCTTATGCAAGCGCGCAGTATCAAAATGCCGCGGCACTCATGAACGAAGCGGTGGAACTCAATCCCGTTGACGAGACGATTCGCTATAACTTTGGGGTCGTCGCAGGTTTAATTCGCGAAGGTGAACAGGAAGAACTCCAACAGATTGAACGGCAGGTACAGCAGACGATGGCACAAAACCCTGATGACCTTCAGGGACACCTCCATTTGGCAACGTTGTATGAGATGCAAGGTGAACTCGGAAAGGCAGCAACGGAGTTAGAGGAATTACTCAGACGCGATCCGAAGAGATTTGAGGTCTATCTGCTCTTAGGTCCGCTGTATGAACGTCAGGAACGCTACAAAGACGCGCTTCGCACCTATGAACGGCTTGAACGACTGGAGACAACTTTGCAATTGCCAGCACCCATTTTTGCAGCAATGGCGGGCCTCCATCTGCAATTGGAAAACATAACTGAAGCCGAAAAATATGGAAAGAAGGGCATCGCCGCGGATGTCAATTCGTGGCGGTCCTATTACGTTCTCGGAAACGTTTACGCCGCCATGAATCAGCTGGAGAAACAGATAGATGCCTACAACAACGCTTTGAAAGCGATTGATGAGGTCATTCGTGTCACCGCTGATTCGAGCGATCTATTGAGTGCCAGAGAACAGATCCAGAACGAACTTGAACAACTTAAAAGATAA
- the aspS gene encoding aspartate--tRNA ligase, with translation MSQETQEATSPCLKRTHYCGDLRLTDAGTTAQLNGWVKRRRDHGGVIFVDLRDRTGITQVVFDPQIDEKAHVLADAVRGEFVLNVSGTVRERDPGELLFHADAAYQAELADGTLSPAFRALFSDVDAKYTLSEEIEVAIRVAGTRWLLTDVENNRTYHIENGENGLDIFQGTVNPELDTGEIEVAVDSLQILNTAKTPPFPVEDDIDVAEDIRMRYRFIDLRRPEMQKTLAMRHQAALAARNYMNEQGFLEIETPILMNSTPEGARDVLVPSRHYPGRFYALPQSPQQFKQILMMSGVDRYFQIARCFRDEDTRSDRQLEFTQLDIEMSFAGVDDVLEVTEGLMKRIFEEAGGIPVQTPFLRLPYHESMARFGNDKPDTRFGMELTELSDVMADCDFQVFTRTLESGGEVKAIAAPGGADFSRKDIDDLTEFVATYRAKGLAWVKVTTDGFSSGIVKFFTTEQLETAQERTGAQPGDIMFFVADRPKVVADALGNLRLHLGRKLNLIDETRYNFLWIVDYPLFEWNEDENRYEPFHHLFTGATGETLPLLETDPGKVQSQHYDLVCNGYEICSGSVRIHQWDIQQKIFNILDITPEEVESRFGYFIEALAYGTPPHAGIAPGLDRMVMLMRNEENIREVIAFPKSQQGLCPLTHAPSVVTDAQLEELSIHVDVDG, from the coding sequence ATGTCTCAAGAAACCCAAGAAGCCACATCGCCTTGTTTAAAAAGAACCCATTATTGTGGGGACCTACGCTTAACCGATGCGGGAACGACCGCACAACTCAACGGTTGGGTCAAACGTCGCCGCGACCACGGTGGGGTCATCTTCGTCGATTTACGCGACAGGACAGGCATCACACAAGTCGTCTTTGACCCGCAGATTGACGAAAAAGCACATGTTCTCGCCGATGCTGTTAGAGGTGAATTCGTGCTGAACGTCAGCGGCACCGTCCGTGAACGCGATCCGGGCGAATTGCTCTTCCACGCAGATGCAGCGTATCAGGCAGAACTCGCCGATGGCACCCTTTCCCCCGCGTTCCGAGCCTTGTTTTCGGATGTTGACGCTAAATACACCCTCTCTGAAGAAATTGAAGTCGCAATCCGAGTCGCTGGCACGCGTTGGCTGCTCACCGATGTCGAAAATAATCGGACATATCATATTGAGAACGGGGAAAACGGACTCGACATCTTTCAAGGCACAGTCAATCCAGAACTTGATACGGGTGAGATTGAAGTCGCTGTGGATTCTCTGCAGATTCTAAATACTGCCAAAACACCGCCGTTCCCTGTTGAAGATGATATTGACGTGGCGGAAGACATTCGGATGCGCTATCGGTTCATTGATCTGCGTCGTCCTGAGATGCAAAAAACTTTGGCAATGCGGCATCAGGCGGCACTCGCAGCACGTAACTACATGAACGAGCAGGGTTTCCTTGAAATTGAGACACCTATTTTGATGAACAGCACGCCCGAAGGGGCACGCGATGTCCTTGTGCCGAGTCGTCATTATCCGGGTAGATTCTATGCGCTCCCGCAATCACCGCAGCAGTTTAAGCAGATTCTCATGATGAGCGGTGTTGATCGGTACTTCCAAATCGCGCGATGCTTCCGCGATGAAGACACCCGTTCCGACAGGCAGCTGGAGTTCACGCAGCTTGATATTGAGATGTCATTCGCAGGGGTGGACGATGTACTTGAGGTGACCGAAGGGTTGATGAAACGAATATTTGAGGAGGCAGGTGGTATTCCTGTCCAAACACCTTTCCTACGTCTACCCTATCATGAATCAATGGCACGTTTCGGAAACGACAAACCCGATACGCGATTCGGCATGGAACTCACCGAGCTCTCTGATGTTATGGCGGATTGTGATTTCCAAGTGTTCACACGCACCTTGGAAAGCGGTGGAGAAGTCAAAGCTATCGCTGCACCGGGTGGAGCGGACTTTTCACGCAAAGATATTGACGATCTGACCGAGTTTGTTGCCACTTACCGAGCAAAAGGCTTGGCGTGGGTCAAGGTCACAACAGATGGCTTCTCGTCCGGTATCGTTAAGTTCTTCACAACAGAGCAACTTGAAACGGCACAAGAACGAACAGGGGCGCAGCCGGGGGACATCATGTTCTTTGTTGCTGACAGACCGAAAGTCGTTGCCGATGCACTTGGCAATCTCCGTCTCCATCTCGGACGAAAACTCAACCTTATTGACGAAACCCGATACAATTTCTTGTGGATTGTCGATTATCCGCTGTTTGAATGGAACGAGGATGAAAATCGGTACGAACCTTTCCACCATCTGTTCACAGGCGCGACGGGAGAGACTTTACCGCTGTTAGAAACAGATCCGGGGAAGGTCCAGAGCCAACACTACGATCTCGTATGTAATGGGTATGAAATCTGTAGCGGAAGCGTCAGGATTCACCAATGGGATATCCAACAGAAGATCTTCAACATTCTGGACATCACCCCGGAAGAGGTCGAAAGTCGGTTTGGCTATTTCATAGAGGCATTGGCGTATGGCACACCCCCGCATGCCGGCATCGCACCCGGACTTGACCGGATGGTGATGTTGATGAGAAACGAGGAAAACATCCGTGAAGTCATCGCATTCCCGAAATCGCAACAGGGGCTTTGCCCGCTCACGCATGCCCCGTCCGTTGTAACGGATGCACAGTTAGAAGAACTCTCCATCCACGTTGATGTAGACGGCTAA
- a CDS encoding Uma2 family endonuclease, with translation MKRKIGTAPTFVYPESDGEPMAETPKHQQVMIDCMDILRNHFHGIRDVYIGGNMLLYYEEGNPRKSVSPDVFMVRGLSKKELRTYKTWEQPATLDFVLEVASPSTYTRDFNEKMEIYAKILRVKEYYIYDPYHEIEPYFVGFRLVGETYEEIAFVNARLPSSVLGLELGEHEGLLRLYDPVKSAWLLTSQERVGEAETRVAQESLARQEAETRVQHAEAELEKLRAALQRLETTK, from the coding sequence ATGAAAAGAAAAATAGGCACTGCCCCGACATTCGTCTATCCCGAATCAGACGGAGAACCGATGGCAGAAACTCCGAAACATCAGCAGGTGATGATAGATTGCATGGATATCCTACGAAACCATTTCCATGGGATCCGAGATGTGTATATCGGTGGGAACATGCTACTGTATTATGAAGAGGGGAATCCTCGGAAGAGCGTCTCCCCGGATGTCTTCATGGTTCGTGGGCTGTCGAAAAAAGAACTCCGAACATATAAAACCTGGGAACAACCCGCCACCCTTGATTTTGTGTTAGAAGTTGCCAGCCCGAGTACGTATACGAGAGACTTCAACGAGAAGATGGAGATATATGCCAAGATTCTGCGTGTCAAAGAGTATTATATCTATGACCCCTATCATGAAATTGAGCCCTATTTCGTTGGGTTCCGGCTTGTGGGTGAAACTTATGAGGAGATAGCATTCGTGAACGCACGACTCCCGTCTTCAGTGTTAGGTTTGGAGTTGGGTGAGCATGAGGGTTTGCTGCGTTTATATGACCCTGTTAAGTCTGCGTGGTTACTTACTTCTCAAGAACGCGTAGGAGAGGCGGAAACCCGCGTAGCACAAGAATCCCTGGCACGACAGGAGGCGGAAACCCGT